From the genome of Phoenix dactylifera cultivar Barhee BC4 chromosome 17, palm_55x_up_171113_PBpolish2nd_filt_p, whole genome shotgun sequence:
GTTAGACTGTTGGGCCAAAGAACAGTTGCATGTGAGCACATATGTGTACAGAACATTTTCCACCATGTGTGCGACTTTTTATCATATAAGAGAAGGCAAGCTAAAGTATGTGAGAGTTGTAACTAGTTACCACACTTAGCTAATACAAAATGTGTCCAAAAATGTATTTTGGTTCAATATCTCTCTAATTTATTGACTATGTCAGTATTGTGAATGATATCATAATCTATCAGATTGAAGTTGATGCAGCACAAAAGATAAATAGTAGACCCAAGGTTAATCCTTGCCAGTGGAAACAATCAAAGATTAATGTGACATGTAAAAGACATGAAATAGGCATGAAGAATGAACATGGTGAActtccatatgcaaatgattatGCCCAACTATATATAGTTTTACATAAATAAGATACACATTTTATGATTTATGGTAATGTGGCCTCAAAACTTTAATCTGAGACAAGTCCAAAATAAGCCATTTGAGCAATGAAAATAAATCAAAGCAGTTCCCTTGGAATTAGATGCTTATTTCCCTAAATCATTCTTGCCTGCCTTCTCATCTTCTCACTTGCCTTCAGTCTTTTTTGTAAGACTAAAAGGTTgcacttttcctctttttcctcaTCACAATACCAACATGCAAACGTATATCTGCTTGCCAAATCTTATATTCATGAACAAAGAAGACAAATTAAATATTAAGCCACCCTTTCTCATCATGCTCAAAAGCCTGACATGTAGCTTACTTCCTGCTAAATGGTTTTAGCATTATAACAAACTTGGAGCATCAACTGTAAGTGGGATCCTTTTAATTTAGTTTAAGCaagcagaaaaaataaaattcaggcCCATGTTACCTAAACTCTGACAGAGCACCTAAATTCTTGAGGTTTCGGATTCAGTTGTGTATTGATAAACAATAAAAGAAGTTGGAGGGGAAAAAATCAAAGATAGACTGTTTCCCCATTCTTGTACCATGGTCCTTTTATTAGATAGATTAATTAAGATATTAGCTCCACACTTCCATTCTTGTACAATTGTGAAGAGTTATTCTAGTAACATAAGGAACAAGAATCCATATCTTTTACCATTTTGGGGTTCAGACCCTGGAGAAAAAAGTTCCCAACTAAATTGTATTCAATCTAAATAGATTGCCAAGGGTAGATAATAATGTTTGTGTCTTCCCAAAAATAAATGCATAGCCTAAATTTACAACTAACGGAAATGTTTGGTATCTCCAATAATTAAATCTTTAACTATTGGACATGTTTATTATTATGAGTCAATAAACATATTAACACATTCTGAATTATATGCTTTTGACCTTAAGGTATATCTGATAGGAAAAGTGTTGGATGTCTTTCAAATTTCAGTCTGCTTTAATCTTGCCCCTTATATCTACCTACAGTACCTGTTTCCCTCTCCATGGGCAAGAAGGAAAAGCCTCCATCATTCTCATCTGATTCAATGATTACCATACACAATTGCTCTGTACTGCTAATTTttatcaaacaaaataaaaacatatacaAATGTCTTCTTCCAACCAAATTGCCACCGCATGCACTTCTAACTTTAAACATGACATTGTGGAAGAAATCAGCATCTAGAAACGATGTCGAAGGACTAGGACCCAAAATGGATGAATTTCAGTTTTGAAGTACAAAACCACTGAGAAAATGAAAGATGCAGAATGAAATGAGAAATTTCTTCAGATACAATTAATAGACCATTAAACTACCTGCATAAGGAAAGAAATTTCTTTCCAAATGAGTGTGCTTAGAGACATCCATTATCAGTAAGTAGTCATGCTGTCAAATTTTCTGCTTCTATCTTTGAAGTTGGAGATGTTGAAAATGCATCATGCATGCAACGGAACTGGCATTGGCAGAATTAGCAGAAGGTTAAAAGATTCTTATGAATATGACATgaatttcaccaaaaaaaaaaaaaaaaacacatgaaTGGAACCAAACATTCTAAAAATCTTTAGgcaaaatattaatataaactTACATCAATATTTACCCGCAGatttttctttctaacattttaAACTGTACAGGCATAAGAAGATATTTCAGCAGAGTAGCATCCACAGATTCACTTTTGACTTCCGACAAAAAATTGCAGACTCCACCATTAAGGCTTGAAAAATCGCCCTACATCCTATCTTTACAGGAGAAAGTCATTATCAATAATGAGATAATCCTATGTGAATGCGATATGGAAGTATAAACAATTCAGTGTGACCCCATATGGCCAATTATGCATAGTCATTAGTCATACCAGTACACACCAAACCACTTTAAATATAAGCATGACCATACCTGTAGATGGCGCAAAAATAGGGGCAACTGTTCTAATGCCTCTTATCCATAACCACAGTTTCTTTGTAATGGTTATGTCCATGGAAAAGAAAGATGATTATTTCTCGAAGATTATGGATAACAGAAGGCAATTTGGATATAATTATGGTTTATTCAACAGCCAACATTCcacaaaaaattataaaatgtgTATGAACTTGGTCAGCTTGCATTCAAAGTCCGGTATACAACCTTTTAGACAAACTGATCCTGTATATGTGGTAAAATTTCTTCGACTAATAACCAAAATATTGTAGGCACCTCGGTCTAGCATAGCCACAGAACCCGTACTTACAACAGACACCACACGATGAACAGCACAGcgtaaaatataaattaatgaCTTAGGATTCAAATTCCTGCCAAGCCTATGTATTGCTTGTAGCAGGAATCTCCGAGAAAGACATAAAAGCTTGATTGCACAGAATTCCTAAATTCTGAAATGCAACAAAGCCTCCATTTCAGGCAGCATTCTCCTGCTCCTTACCCTGCCTTGGGAAGCAGCACGAGCAGAAGGTGCTACTCTGAAGGCCGGCCATGGCCAGCAGATATGCCTCACTCTCCTGCGGCTACCACTTCTCTCCCTTCTGCCACGATCAGCTTCTTCCTCTAACTGTCTTGTCAACTCCTCAATTCGTTCCCTGAAACCAGCAGATCTGCTGTCTGCCAGCCTGAGGGTGACTTCTGCAGCAGCCTGAGCAGCCATTGCAGTGGCTGCTAGCTTTTCCTTCAGCTTCAGCTTGTTATTTGCAGCATTCAACTCTGCCTTTGTCCTCTCGAGCTCTTCCCTGAGCAAATGAACCTATGAAAAGAAAACAATTTAAATTCTATGATCAAAATTGGGTCAAGGTAACAATCCATTTACTTGACCATAGATATGTCCATTTTTTGGAAATAATGGCTACTACCTTGATCTTAGTTCTTTCTTTACAACTATAATCCTACGCAAGGAGACAAGACTGCATAGCTTATTCTTAATATATGGTGTCAATAAGTATTCATTAAGTACTATGACAATAACTAAGATATGAAAAAGTATTGAGACCTCAGAAGAAACTTTTTGATTAGGAGGTATAACTTGCTATAAATATTATTTCTGTATTTCATGTAGTATAAAGataaaattttgaataaatttttatcaagatctataaAACGAATGCTTTAACGGCTGAAATTTAATGAGACTGTCTCAAGAAATGAATTGAGTCTAATTCACAATGTCAAGTAGCTTTGAGGGAATAAACAGTTCTAGACCAAGCCCAATGTGAAAATTACATGACCAAGCAAAGCAGGGTATCCAGATTGTCACCTCCTTCTCACGTTCTTCAATTGCAGCTTTTCCAGCTTCTACCTCCAATTCACATGCCTCCCTCCATCTTGCAACCTCTTCCCCTGCTTCTTTTATCTCTGTCATGAGCTCTTCAACCTTGTAGGTGGTAAGAAGAGAAGTAAGATACTGTTTGACCTAAAAAAATGACATATATAGATGAAGTGTGTGATTACACTGTGTGCCAGCATATTCACTCTTTCTTCCAGATCTTTAATGTATAGTTGACTCTCTGTTAAGTTCTGAGCTTGTTTATCAACAAGAGTCTGCAAATGCTCGTTATCTGACCTGGTAATGCATAGATAAAAAGACATGAGTAGCAAAACactaagaagaaaagagaattttttttagaagaagTAAACACTGGAATGTATGCACATGTAACTTGCTGGTTGTGTGCAAATTCAAGGAATACATAATTAGCAGCACCAAGTACATAGTAATTATAGTAGAATAATATTGGAAATCATGCTAAGATTTACGGACAAGATTATTAAAAATGATTACTTCAAAAAATTTGGTCCTGAAAAGTAGGGAATCATAAGAATACATATTGCACCATGTCCTAGCTATATGGAGTTGGTTGTACTAAAGGATAAACACattggagaaaaaaaataaatgaaaggaGTTAGGATGCCCGTCAGTGCAAGAAACAACTTCTAGTGAGAGAAGTCTTTTGAATAAAGTATAGGCTACAATACACCATCATCACAGGGATTTCACTAAAATACATTCTAGAGTTAGTTTCGCTTATATGATTTCATCAGTTGACAGCTTTGTAGAATGTTTTGGTTTCTATTGTAGATGAGTGCGCTTCTAGGCTATGCATGAAAAGATGCAGCTCAACATATCGATATTGGTAAGCTGTTAATGGTATTTTCATTCCCTTTGATTCAATGTATACTTCTTATTCACATGGAGATCAACATAATCATATTCAAGCTTTCTCTGCCATGCGTTTGTAAATCAATACAAATTGATGCCAAGAATATATGGTAACACTTAGAAAAACACATGGATGGCAATAACCAACTATAAGATCCAAAGCTGCTGCATGAACAAAGTACCTGGACTCATCCAAAGTTCGTCTTAATTCAGTTATCTCACGCCGTAGATTCTTCATTATAGTTTCCACGGTTGACGTCTGATCAGAAAAAATCCAGAAGCAACAAATCTGATGGTTATCCCACAACATAAAGTCAATTCATAGTGACAAACCATGATATGAAGAGAAAGTTAATTGTTCTTCATAAAGGATCAGGAAATTTCTAGCAGGCAGCATGATTTTAATGTTTTGTGCCTATCTTTGATCTTGTGGAAATTAATATTTCAATACACAAATAGAACATACGGAAAATTTTTCATGTAGTCAGTTTCAAGGGCAGAAATATCTTTGTGCCTGAAAATACATTATTCCTGACTGATAGTTCAGCTTGAAGGTATTTGAGACATAACATCTAGTTTCTCCAGCACAATAAGATATTTTTGTTTTAAGGCCAAAGTATGCTCAAGGTTTATTACAAGGAGAATAGCAAAACCAGCTGCAACATATGGATGAAGGTCGATCAATAAAGATGGCTAATGCAAATAAACCCCAGAAAATGAGGGTGTTAAGGTTAACAAAAAGTAGAGACATGTGCAACAAGTGAACCTTAGGATTTGTACTGATAAAGAATAAAGCAATAGTGAACAAATGTGGCTTATTTGATCGATTGTAGTGAATGCTCGAGATAGTCTTCATGAAGAGGAAAATTAGATAGTCGATTCTAATCAATCAGACTCCAATTTCAGACTATGCAGGTATGACTTCGAAAGGCTATGGGATACATATAAAAAATGTCACTTTAGAAGTAAATACATAATTAATATTACACCAGATATCTTGAATAATGTAGTGAAGTTTCATTACAGTTGGAGTTTAAGTCTTAGAAAAGAAGTTAATGTGTTATCCATACTTGGACTGCATGTTACATATGTTACGAATGCCCAATATGTTGCGTCATAGTTAGATTGATCaaggaaaaattgaaaaataaccgATTTGTATCCTTTTGTGATGATATTTAAGTATAGTCATATTTATGCAGACTGCCACTGCCTTCCACTTCTTCAATCTAGAACTATACACACTAACAACCATAAGCTATGAAGGCAAGTTCAACTGACACAAGCAGAGACAAATTCCAGTAGTTCGAGGAAAGACCAGAAAACAACAAAGGAGTAGATTTCAAGTGAAAAAAACGTTACCCCTCCCCTTCCACCAATGTGTAATTTATAATAGTTtcccaaaaaataaatattggaATAACCCTATTTCGATGAAGTTCTGAAAATGCAACCTTCCATAAGGGCCCATCCATACTTCCCAATATGCAATTATGACTAATAATATTCTGGTCAATCAACTTTTAACAGTATGTCCTCAGCTTGCTTTAAAGATTTGCTTATAGTAGCTTAAGAAGCCCGTTCATTCTCTGCTTGCTTGCattactaaaaatatgctactCAAGAACAGGCTAAGTTTTATGAAATTTGCCAAAACGAATTAATGCTAAAAATTTATGAGATAATATAAGATGCCATCTATAAGTGCTTGATTTGTAACACTTCAAGATTgggtatatttttaattaatcttTAAAATTTGGTAATCATTGGTAATAGAAAAGGTGTTTTGATATCATATAATGAACTAAGTTCTAAAATTCCTATTCACTAATTATACCACATATTATCTATCCAAAATTTACAAAGATAAAATTGGGAGAATTCCAGTATAGTCAACAGAAATGCAGATTTGGGCTCAATAAGACACCATCCTTCAAAACAGTTTTCAATAATTCTATTTTGATGCAAACAAAGATAACATCAGCAAGCAGAAGAAGGGGAAATGAAGCCTTCTAGCACTTCAGATGCTAACAGATTCAATCATGATTACACTATATAATCTTAttagagcttttatatcataATTAAGCTTCATGCTTAAAATTAAccctattaaaaaaataatcatcaGGAGGAAGCAGATTCAATTACCAGACTGATGACctcttcatcacattcactacCATCAGATTTCATGCTTGCATTAGAACTAGTTATCTGATCTGTTTGCGAGTCCCCGCCTGTCCCCCCCATCATGAACCCAAACCCAACTTTCTGCAGTCCCTTCTCAGCTATCTGCAGGATTACACCCTTCTTCTGTTCTGCACTTCCCCTCAGCTTATTAAGGCTCTTTTCCACTGCCTCCTTCTCCATTAAAGCTATCCTCAGCAGGTTGCCGATATCCCTATTCTCCTCTGTCAAACTCACAATGCTGTTCCCCAagtccttcttctcctttcttatttTCTCTTCATATTCCAAAAACTTAGACTCCACTGTCGTTCCAAGCTTAAGCATCGACTTGGTTTCCAACATTGAAACCTCCAGTGCATCCTCCAAATTGGATTTCTCCTCCGGACTTTCCTCCAATTTCTTCTCGCATATCCTCTCACCAATCCTCTTCAAGCACTCTTTTGCCATCAGGATAGAATCAAGAATTCCAGACAAGGCTCCATCTCTCTTGCTCCTTTCCTCAAGCAACTCGGAAACCCTAGCCCTAGACACCTCAATTGCGCAACCAAGTTCCAATCTTTCCCTCAAATTCGCCTCCTCCTGCTCCTTTGCCGAGTCCTCCGCCTCGAGGAGCTTGATTCGGAACGAGTCCCTCTCCCCCGATACCTCCTCCAGAGCCTGAGAGAGATCAAAGTTACGGGCACGGAGATCTGCTTGCGTTTCCTCCAAGGCCATGCATCTAGGCTGGAGCTCATTGTACGAATTTCGAAGGGATTCGAGCTCGGACAGGAGGGCATCGCCCGGGCGAGCGTCGCCATTGGGAAGAATAGGGTTCTCGATCGAGGAAAGCTCGGGGTCTCGATCATCGGACGGACCTTCCATGTCATCAAGAATCCAACCGAGATATATCTAGGGTTTTGGGTCGCCATTTACACGGGGGAGGAGAAAACCTTAGAATTCGGGGAAGAGTAAACCCTAGCTACCAGTcaaagaggaagggggaggagggAAGAGACGTTGGGATGGAGCGGGGCCGTTAGGTTTGAACTTGGGATGGAAGTATTTACAACCGTTCATCTGGTGAGCCCCCGTCTCCCGAGGGAGGAGCTTATAATTTGATTAGTCAGATATAAGCTAATCGTATTTAAAGCTTTGAATGGCACTGATCAAAAGTTCAGaacaaatttatataaaaattggGCTTGGGATTTGATGGAGGCCCACAAATGTTGGCCTTTTTATACTCTCTTCGCCTAGTCATTCGATTAGGCATGTTCAGAATTTTGCTCAAACTtttcgcaaaaaaaaaaaaaaaaaaaacttaagctGAAGCATGGACCATCCCACAATTGGATTATGAAGTGGGGTGTGCATTTTAGGGTTTgaggatttgtttttttttttacaaaaaattgGTGTTTTTCAAACATAAAATTGAAATTTATTTCACTAAATCCGGTAAAAATCATGATACAAGATTATCTTCCTCGAGTAAATCTTATAAAGCATCTCATATCATCCACATGCAATCCCCTTCATTTTTTCGGAAGGCATCTTCTTCAttagattcattttttttttttttgttattgatCGTCAAAATGATTTCATAGGCTAACATTTCTTTAAAATTTGTTTGCATGGGATAAGCTGGGATCATACTCTGAGTTGAGCTTCAAGGATGTGCCTCTTGGGATCAGCTCCAACACCAGTCTTGCCACTCAAAAGTTGAAAATACAAGATGGCAATAATCGATTGTAGAAGATAACAAGATTATTCAATCATTTACTCTTTTATAAATGGAATTCTATCGTTTACTTTCTATGGGTTCGATCTCTTATGTGCTCTAGGCATGTCTTGTTTGTTTTTGTTACAAATACTTGATCATTACTATAAATCGCATTGAGGACCTGACAACATAAATCTTTTTATGTATCTAATTATCTTATTGTCTGACTGAAAATTGCTTATGGTATTTTGTATCGTTTCTCTTTTTCATGagcatttttcttcaaaaacTATTTATAATACTTATAATTACATCCAATGATAGTACAAATGAATCAATTTAGAAGGCCGTAGTAGTATTATTGTGCTAATCATGATATTTGTGGCATTGATGAAATTAATGCATCTTTATTTCTTCTCATGTTTGCGTACTGCTTGATGAGATTATCTAAAAACCATTTATCAAGTTAGCCTTAATATTACTAATCTAGTTGATAATGGGTTTGTAATGTCCTCCCTTTGAAAAAATAAGCTAGGAATAAAAATAACAAAGTTGCATGGCAAAGCAACAAAAGAGCTGGCATTTTCTACAAGGTTCGCACTGGTGTCATGCAAGAGCAGTACCAAGTTTGCACTCATCTCACATCTTAACTTTCTTATGAACTGAAGGGGAGGAGATCAAATTTTAGAGAAATTCACAATTTGCAGATGACAGTTAAATTTATTTTCCCAAAGTTGTTGACATGTTCCTTGCAAGTATTTAGATTATTGCCTATTTCCTCTTTTAATCCCTGATAAACATCTGACTGACGATGAATTTCCTGCAAAATTTATGCTCATCTCCAACAACACTAGTCTTGGCAGGCTAGGCATTTATGCTTTAATTTGAAGCTGGTATCAAATAAAAGCAGGACTTATATTGGCAGACTTTAGTTGTTTAATGGTAGTTTTAGAATAAAATGTGTAGTTTACCTGCCATCACTTCATCTCTCCTTGTTCAATTCTTGCGAAGAAGTTTGGCAAATCATCTAGCTAAATGATCGCTTACTGTAATCTCCTTCGATAATCTCTCAAAGTTGGTTTAGCTTCTGATTCTATATCTGCAGCTAGCCTATGCAGATCAAGACTGATTAGATCAACATGGTGTTCTTCTTGGTCCGCTACAAACGCCACCATCCTACCATAAACTAGTCTTTGTTCTTGGAAGATAAGAGCTAAGCTGATCCCCTAACTAACTTCTCCAAATCTTTACGTAGCATTTGGCTAGAATTTACTAGCTTTTATAATTTAATTCCATCTTTCAAAGCACTGTTGATTATTTTATCGTTCTCATGCTTCCTGCAGTCAACTTTGCTAATCCACAGAATCCATTGCTGAAAGTGGATTCAAGATAAATTCAGATGTTTGGGCCATGCGCTTGCCCAACTCCATTGGAAACTCCTATACATGGATGCTGCTATCTCATCAGATATTCTGTGAGGTTAATTTAGTATGTCTATCTATATGACCATCCCAACAAGAAGGGTTGATGGAACAGTCCAAGCTATACCAACACAAGTAATCTTTGACCCTTCAAAATGCCACTGGTACACGGCACA
Proteins encoded in this window:
- the LOC103705527 gene encoding uncharacterized protein At3g49055 isoform X2; the encoded protein is MEGPSDDRDPELSSIENPILPNGDARPGDALLSELESLRNSYNELQPRCMALEETQADLRARNFDLSQALEEVSGERDSFRIKLLEAEDSAKEQEEANLRERLELGCAIEVSRARVSELLEERSKRDGALSGILDSILMAKECLKRIGERICEKKLEESPEEKSNLEDALEVSMLETKSMLKLGTTVESKFLEYEEKIRKEKKDLGNSIVSLTEENRDIGNLLRIALMEKEAVEKSLNKLRGSAEQKKGVILQIAEKGLQKVGFGFMMGGTGGDSQTDQITSSNASMKSDGSECDEEVISLTSTVETIMKNLRREITELRRTLDESRSDNEHLQTLVDKQAQNLTESQLYIKDLEERVNMLAHSVEELMTEIKEAGEEVARWREACELEVEAGKAAIEEREKEVHLLREELERTKAELNAANNKLKLKEKLAATAMAAQAAAEVTLRLADSRSAGFRERIEELTRQLEEEADRGRRERSGSRRRVRHICWPWPAFRVAPSARAASQGRVRSRRMLPEMEALLHFRI
- the LOC103705527 gene encoding uncharacterized protein At3g49055 isoform X1; its protein translation is MEGPSDDRDPELSSIENPILPNGDARPGDALLSELESLRNSYNELQPRCMALEETQADLRARNFDLSQALEEVSGERDSFRIKLLEAEDSAKEQEEANLRERLELGCAIEVSRARVSELLEERSKRDGALSGILDSILMAKECLKRIGERICEKKLEESPEEKSNLEDALEVSMLETKSMLKLGTTVESKFLEYEEKIRKEKKDLGNSIVSLTEENRDIGNLLRIALMEKEAVEKSLNKLRGSAEQKKGVILQIAEKGLQKVGFGFMMGGTGGDSQTDQITSSNASMKSDGSECDEEVISLICCFWIFSDQTSTVETIMKNLRREITELRRTLDESRSDNEHLQTLVDKQAQNLTESQLYIKDLEERVNMLAHSVEELMTEIKEAGEEVARWREACELEVEAGKAAIEEREKEVHLLREELERTKAELNAANNKLKLKEKLAATAMAAQAAAEVTLRLADSRSAGFRERIEELTRQLEEEADRGRRERSGSRRRVRHICWPWPAFRVAPSARAASQGRVRSRRMLPEMEALLHFRI